The following proteins come from a genomic window of Winogradskyella sp. PC-19:
- the aroB gene encoding 3-dehydroquinate synthase, whose translation MQSITTKNAVVHFNSNVYNELNVYIKKQNPSKIFILVDTNTHDLCLPQFMANLDSGDIITEVMEMPVGEDHKTIDICMGVWEAMSQYEADRQSLMINLGGGVVTDLGGFVASTYMRGINYINVPTSLLAMVDASVGGKTGVDLGALKNQVGVISEGEMVLIDTSFLGTLPQNQMVSGFAEMLKHGLITDANYWYTLTNLQDLDISDLDKLIYDSVVIKNKVVSEDPTEKGLRKTLNFGHTLGHAIESYFLEKDADNALLHGEAIAVGMILESYISTKTCGLSNDALTEISDGILKTFKKITFVDEDYKYIMHLMKHDKKNSHGIIKFVLLEAIGEAKIDCEVTNEVILDAFEYYNSL comes from the coding sequence ATGCAATCAATAACCACTAAAAATGCTGTAGTTCACTTTAACTCTAATGTTTATAATGAATTAAATGTATACATAAAAAAACAGAATCCTTCTAAAATTTTTATTCTAGTAGATACAAATACACATGATTTATGTTTACCACAGTTTATGGCAAATTTAGATTCTGGGGATATTATCACAGAAGTTATGGAAATGCCTGTAGGTGAAGATCACAAGACCATAGATATTTGTATGGGTGTTTGGGAGGCAATGTCTCAGTACGAAGCTGACCGACAAAGTTTAATGATTAATCTTGGTGGTGGTGTTGTCACAGATTTAGGTGGTTTTGTTGCAAGCACTTACATGCGTGGCATCAATTATATTAATGTACCAACATCTTTATTAGCAATGGTAGATGCTTCTGTTGGAGGGAAAACTGGAGTGGATTTAGGTGCTCTAAAAAATCAAGTAGGTGTAATTAGCGAAGGCGAAATGGTACTAATTGATACATCATTTTTAGGGACACTACCGCAAAATCAAATGGTTTCTGGCTTTGCCGAAATGCTAAAACATGGTCTAATTACTGATGCCAATTATTGGTATACATTGACCAATCTTCAAGATTTAGATATTTCGGATTTAGATAAATTGATTTACGATTCTGTGGTTATAAAAAACAAAGTTGTAAGTGAAGACCCTACAGAAAAAGGTTTGCGTAAAACCTTAAACTTCGGACATACACTTGGTCATGCCATTGAAAGTTACTTCCTTGAAAAAGATGCTGATAATGCGTTGCTTCATGGCGAAGCGATTGCAGTTGGTATGATTTTAGAATCTTATATCTCGACAAAAACCTGTGGTTTATCTAATGATGCTTTAACTGAGATTTCAGATGGAATTTTAAAGACCTTCAAAAAAATCACTTTTGTAGACGAAGACTATAAATATATAATGCATTTAATGAAGCATGACAAAAAGAATAGCCATGGTATTATTAAATTTGTATTGTTAGAAGCTATTGGCGAAGCTAAAATAGATTGTGAAGTTACAAATGAAGTTATACTTGATGCTTTTGAGTATTACAATTCGCTTTAA
- a CDS encoding transporter: protein MQHIKSYFAIVFLFTTTTIFAQYTDVINSNRPGVSKAAFSVGTNVLQFELGGFTIKEEHNPLNYEVSGFGVDFAARFGLLFEELEINIEGVFQNDNFTSNTSAIPFEDKRSNFRNLTIGAKYLVYDPYKNAEEDKPNIYSYHANRKFKWKSLIPAVSVYAGANFDTKNNPFTAPDVEGFSPKIMVATQNNFAGGWVFVMNFLKDRIGSEFSDFQYILTLTHSFSDQWVLFGEHQGIKSDFYADNIFRVGGAYLWTKNFQLDTNIAFNTKDTPSVFNIAFGASYRLDWHKDKEIDNGGKVEDKVDTSKRKKKRKKKTDFDSDNL from the coding sequence ATGCAACACATTAAATCATATTTTGCTATTGTCTTCCTCTTTACGACAACTACAATTTTTGCCCAATACACAGATGTTATTAACTCAAACAGACCTGGTGTTTCCAAAGCCGCTTTTTCTGTAGGTACTAATGTTTTACAGTTTGAACTAGGAGGCTTTACGATAAAAGAAGAGCACAATCCTCTAAATTACGAAGTTTCAGGTTTTGGAGTTGACTTTGCTGCTCGATTTGGATTACTTTTTGAAGAATTAGAAATTAATATCGAAGGTGTATTCCAAAATGACAACTTCACAAGCAACACATCGGCAATTCCTTTTGAAGATAAAAGATCTAATTTTAGAAACTTGACTATAGGAGCCAAATACTTGGTTTATGACCCATATAAAAATGCTGAAGAAGATAAGCCCAATATTTACAGTTATCATGCAAACAGAAAATTTAAATGGAAATCTTTAATTCCTGCTGTATCTGTATATGCAGGTGCAAATTTTGATACTAAAAATAATCCATTTACGGCACCAGATGTCGAAGGGTTTAGCCCAAAAATAATGGTGGCAACACAAAACAACTTTGCTGGCGGATGGGTTTTTGTTATGAATTTTCTGAAAGACCGTATTGGCTCTGAGTTTTCAGATTTTCAGTATATACTAACACTAACACATTCATTTTCTGACCAATGGGTTCTTTTTGGTGAACACCAAGGTATAAAAAGTGACTTTTATGCAGATAATATTTTTAGAGTTGGTGGCGCCTATTTATGGACTAAAAATTTTCAGTTAGACACAAACATTGCTTTTAACACCAAAGACACGCCATCAGTATTTAACATTGCTTTTGGTGCTTCGTATCGTTTAGACTGGCATAAAGACAAAGAAATCGACAATGGCGGAAAAGTCGAAGATAAAGTCGACACGTCTAAGCGAAAGAAAAAGCGTAAAAAGAAAACGGATTTCGATTCTGATAATTTATAA
- a CDS encoding DUF3667 domain-containing protein — MKPNTTDCQNCEQPYEEDFKFCPNCGQKTNEELTIGVLFYNTISNYFSFDARFLKSFIPLMFRPGYLAKKFLEGKRLLYLHPAQMYLFVSVIFFFVFSFTVNDWIEEADKANEKIATSGVVSGINEQANKNMDSIVLNALKNQLKIAKKDSINNNETQKALDTIVKAIEAKDYSSDANFGISKKRLDSLRQAGASDEDIYKDMGMDEDAGNIQRGFYKSLLELSNGKGAGNWIKRIADTIPIAMFFLLPLFAFLLKIFYFNKGRYSHHLVFSFYFFSFLFTVFTMLLAFNRFVIEIPVVVSVLIILSVFIYFLIALQRFYKNFWMLTFIKSGIITFIFILMVIPLAAVLISGFALVNA, encoded by the coding sequence ATGAAACCTAATACTACTGATTGTCAAAATTGTGAACAACCTTATGAAGAAGACTTTAAGTTTTGCCCTAATTGTGGTCAAAAAACAAATGAAGAGCTCACCATTGGTGTTTTATTCTATAATACAATAAGTAATTATTTTTCTTTTGATGCACGATTCCTAAAAAGTTTTATACCACTAATGTTTAGGCCAGGATATTTGGCAAAAAAGTTTCTTGAGGGTAAACGTTTGTTATACTTGCATCCAGCTCAGATGTATTTATTTGTCTCTGTAATTTTCTTTTTTGTGTTTTCTTTTACCGTAAATGATTGGATTGAAGAAGCAGATAAAGCAAATGAAAAAATAGCAACCTCTGGAGTTGTAAGTGGTATAAATGAGCAAGCAAATAAAAATATGGATTCCATAGTGTTAAATGCACTAAAAAATCAATTAAAAATTGCTAAAAAAGACTCCATAAATAATAATGAAACGCAAAAGGCTTTGGATACAATAGTTAAGGCAATAGAAGCCAAAGATTATTCATCAGATGCCAATTTTGGTATTAGCAAAAAGCGTCTAGATTCGTTACGTCAAGCAGGAGCTAGTGATGAGGACATATATAAGGATATGGGAATGGATGAAGATGCTGGAAATATACAGCGTGGTTTCTATAAATCACTTTTAGAACTATCAAATGGAAAAGGCGCAGGTAATTGGATTAAACGTATTGCCGATACAATACCAATAGCAATGTTCTTTTTATTACCATTGTTTGCGTTTTTGTTGAAGATATTTTATTTCAACAAAGGTAGATATTCGCATCATTTGGTATTTAGTTTTTATTTCTTTTCTTTTTTATTTACAGTTTTTACTATGTTATTGGCCTTTAATAGGTTTGTCATAGAAATTCCAGTAGTGGTTAGTGTGTTGATAATTTTATCGGTTTTTATATATTTTCTAATAGCACTACAAAGATTTTATAAAAACTTCTGGATGCTAACGTTTATTAAAAGCGGAATAATCACATTTATTTTTATACTTATGGTAATTCCTCTAGCAGCAGTATTAATATCAGGTTTTGCTTTAGTGAACGCTTAA
- a CDS encoding glycosyltransferase, with protein MEKKKVLIVLYYWPPAGGPGVQRWLKFVKYLPKFDIEPIVYCPSNPSYPIVDNSLENEILDEVTIIKQPIKEPYRFANLLSKRSSKSISSGVIPNKSKQSFIERLLLFVRGNFFIPDARKNWVKPSVRFLSDYINQNEIDTVITTGPPHSLHLIGLQLKQNLSIKWIADFRDPWTTIGYHKALKLLGFAKKKHIELEQQVLNSVDQIIVTSHHTKIEFSNKTNKPIKVITNGYDNHSVAIDSKDKKFTISHIGSLLSDRNPLNLWESISELLTENDMFAKAVQINFVGVVSDAIINSVKAYGLGEYLNIAGYVNHDKAIEFQKKSQLLLLIEINSQDTKAIIPGKLFEYMISETPIIAVGPEGSDIQNIIAETNTGSYFLYSEKEKLKAQILAYFETYQSDVLKTDAIGLQKYSRSALTKTFSDVLHQL; from the coding sequence ATGGAAAAAAAGAAAGTCCTTATTGTTTTGTATTATTGGCCACCAGCTGGAGGTCCAGGTGTACAACGATGGCTTAAGTTTGTAAAATATTTGCCGAAATTTGATATAGAGCCAATAGTTTATTGTCCTTCAAATCCTAGCTATCCAATCGTAGATAATAGTCTAGAAAATGAAATTTTAGACGAAGTCACTATTATAAAACAACCAATAAAAGAACCTTATCGCTTTGCTAATCTCCTGTCCAAACGTAGTTCAAAATCTATAAGTTCTGGAGTTATTCCTAATAAAAGTAAGCAGTCTTTTATTGAACGATTACTGCTTTTTGTAAGAGGAAATTTTTTTATTCCTGACGCACGAAAAAACTGGGTGAAACCATCAGTTAGATTTCTTTCAGATTATATTAACCAAAATGAAATTGATACTGTCATAACAACAGGTCCACCACATAGTTTGCATTTGATTGGCTTACAATTAAAACAAAATTTAAGCATAAAATGGATAGCAGATTTTCGTGACCCTTGGACTACTATTGGTTATCATAAAGCTTTAAAATTGTTGGGTTTTGCTAAAAAAAAGCATATCGAATTAGAGCAACAAGTTCTAAATTCTGTCGACCAAATTATTGTGACTAGTCATCATACTAAAATCGAATTTTCTAATAAAACTAACAAGCCAATAAAAGTCATCACAAACGGATACGATAATCATTCTGTTGCAATAGATTCAAAGGATAAAAAGTTTACAATTTCACATATAGGCTCGTTGTTATCAGATAGAAATCCATTGAATTTATGGGAATCAATTTCCGAATTATTGACTGAAAACGATATGTTTGCTAAAGCGGTTCAAATTAATTTTGTTGGTGTTGTAAGTGACGCCATAATTAATTCTGTTAAAGCTTATGGGCTAGGAGAGTATTTAAACATCGCTGGTTATGTTAATCATGATAAGGCTATAGAGTTTCAAAAGAAGTCACAATTGTTATTGCTTATAGAGATAAATTCTCAGGATACAAAAGCTATCATACCAGGAAAATTGTTTGAATATATGATTTCAGAAACTCCGATTATTGCAGTTGGTCCAGAAGGTTCAGATATCCAAAACATTATTGCAGAAACTAATACTGGTTCTTATTTCTTATATTCAGAAAAAGAAAAACTAAAAGCTCAAATTTTAGCCTATTTTGAAACTTATCAAAGTGATGTTTTAAAAACAGATGCTATTGGACTCCAGAAATATAGTAGAAGCGCTTTAACAAAAACATTTTCTGATGTTTTACATCAACTATAA
- a CDS encoding DUF4834 family protein: MIYTLSVVGVARTLIWIIAIYFIVKILSRLFAPFLMKYAAKKMEQRFGEQFNTQQQSQKPKQKEGETVIDKMPSNSNSSNKKVGEYIDYEEID, encoded by the coding sequence ATGATTTACACCTTATCAGTTGTGGGAGTAGCAAGAACACTTATTTGGATTATCGCTATTTACTTTATTGTAAAGATTTTGTCACGTCTTTTTGCACCCTTTTTGATGAAATATGCAGCAAAAAAAATGGAGCAACGTTTTGGGGAACAATTTAATACGCAACAGCAATCACAAAAGCCTAAGCAAAAAGAAGGTGAAACGGTGATTGATAAAATGCCTTCAAACTCAAACAGTTCTAATAAAAAAGTTGGAGAATATATCGATTACGAAGAAATTGATTAA
- a CDS encoding lipopolysaccharide biosynthesis protein: protein MGIVIKQSFKNTLSTYIGFGIGAINTLFLYTNFLTDDYYGLVAFVLSAANIMLPFMAFGVQNALIKFYSTFKTKNSLNSFLTLMLFLPFVFIIPVGLVGVFGYDFIASLLSEKNPLVYDYVWHIYITAIAMAYFEIFFAWSKVHLKTVFGNLLREVFHRLCIMILLGCVYMKWIDVETFISGVVAVYVLRMLIMKIYAYALRFPVVKFDKIENVTSILKYSFLIILAGSIAMVILDLDKFMIGQYLEIENVAYYSVAVFIATVISVPQRSMHQIMMPLTAKLLNQKSVNDLKALYQKSSLSLLIISGLIFVLIVVNINMLYEILPEKFTGGLFIVIIIGLAKLYDNLMGNNNAIIFNSDYYRVVLFFGVLLAVTAIIFNMILIPLYGIEGSAIATFLAIIIYNTLKLVFVKMKLKMHPFSFTTIKVLFVLALFTFGFYYIEFWFHPIINIILKSIIVVLIYLVVIYKFNFSEDINTQLKKYFPFL, encoded by the coding sequence GTGGGAATAGTTATAAAACAATCTTTCAAAAATACATTAAGTACCTACATTGGCTTTGGTATTGGTGCCATTAATACACTTTTTTTATATACAAATTTTTTAACTGATGATTATTATGGATTAGTTGCTTTTGTCCTTTCTGCTGCTAATATTATGTTGCCTTTTATGGCGTTTGGCGTTCAAAATGCTCTTATAAAATTCTACTCGACATTCAAAACAAAAAACAGTCTCAATAGTTTTTTGACTTTAATGTTGTTTTTGCCTTTTGTCTTTATAATACCTGTAGGTTTAGTAGGTGTATTTGGCTATGACTTTATAGCAAGTTTATTGTCTGAGAAAAATCCTTTAGTTTATGATTATGTTTGGCATATTTACATAACAGCCATTGCGATGGCTTATTTCGAGATTTTCTTTGCTTGGTCAAAAGTTCACTTAAAAACTGTTTTCGGGAATTTATTAAGAGAAGTGTTTCATCGTCTATGCATCATGATTTTATTAGGATGTGTTTACATGAAATGGATTGATGTTGAAACCTTTATAAGTGGAGTAGTAGCAGTTTATGTTCTTAGAATGCTAATTATGAAAATATATGCTTATGCATTACGCTTTCCGGTAGTTAAGTTCGATAAAATTGAAAATGTTACTTCAATTCTTAAGTATAGTTTTTTGATTATTCTGGCAGGCTCAATAGCGATGGTCATTTTAGATTTGGATAAGTTTATGATTGGTCAATATTTAGAAATTGAAAATGTTGCTTATTATAGCGTAGCTGTCTTTATTGCTACAGTTATTTCTGTTCCGCAGCGTTCAATGCATCAAATTATGATGCCATTAACTGCAAAATTATTAAACCAGAAAAGCGTTAATGATCTCAAGGCCTTATATCAAAAAAGTTCCTTAAGTCTTTTGATAATTAGTGGGCTTATTTTTGTGCTTATTGTAGTTAATATAAATATGCTATACGAAATTCTTCCAGAAAAATTTACTGGAGGATTGTTTATTGTTATTATCATTGGGTTAGCAAAGCTATATGATAATCTAATGGGTAATAATAATGCGATTATATTTAATAGTGACTATTACAGAGTTGTACTTTTTTTCGGTGTTCTATTGGCTGTTACTGCTATTATTTTTAATATGATATTAATTCCTCTCTATGGGATTGAGGGTTCTGCTATAGCTACATTTTTGGCTATAATAATTTATAATACTTTGAAATTAGTATTTGTAAAAATGAAATTAAAAATGCACCCTTTCAGCTTTACAACAATTAAGGTATTGTTTGTTCTTGCCCTATTTACTTTTGGCTTTTATTATATTGAATTTTGGTTTCATCCAATAATTAATATTATTCTAAAGTCAATTATAGTCGTATTAATTTACTTAGTTGTTATTTATAAATTTAATTTTTCTGAAGATATTAATACACAACTTAAAAAGTATTTCCCTTTCTTATAA
- a CDS encoding GNAT family N-acetyltransferase, with product MIEIKEAISKKELKQFVKFPFKLYKNSKYWVPPIISEELKTFDKSENPVFNDADARFFLAYKNGEIVGRIAAIVNWLEIKNQGIRKMRFGWFDFIDDLEVSKALLSKVSDIGKEYKLEYTEGPVGFSNLDKVGVMTEGFDSISPMITWYNHPYYVEHYVAHGFAIEKQYSESRFPFENVKPEFFYKAQNLIKRRYKLKELNFTKTTEVMPYADRMFDLFNESYASLSSFVEITDIQKEYFKKKFISFVNPEYIKFVIDSEDKLVGFAIVMPRFAEALQKANGKLFPFGFRHILNAKKRSKDVIFYLIGIHPDYQNKGVHAVLFNEMYETFTAKGIQYCYRTPELEDNEAIHKIWKHFEPEVYKRRKTFKKNL from the coding sequence ATGATTGAAATTAAAGAAGCGATTTCGAAAAAGGAGTTAAAGCAATTTGTAAAATTTCCTTTTAAACTTTATAAAAATTCCAAATATTGGGTTCCTCCTATTATTAGCGAGGAACTCAAGACTTTTGATAAATCAGAAAATCCTGTTTTTAACGATGCTGATGCTAGATTCTTTTTAGCTTACAAAAACGGTGAGATAGTTGGTCGAATTGCTGCTATTGTAAATTGGCTTGAAATAAAAAATCAGGGCATTAGAAAAATGCGTTTTGGATGGTTTGATTTTATTGACGATTTAGAAGTTAGCAAAGCATTATTAAGTAAGGTTTCTGATATAGGCAAAGAGTATAAATTAGAATACACTGAAGGACCTGTAGGTTTCTCAAATCTTGACAAAGTTGGAGTTATGACCGAAGGCTTTGACAGTATTAGCCCAATGATTACTTGGTACAATCATCCATATTATGTTGAACATTATGTCGCACATGGCTTTGCAATTGAAAAACAATACTCCGAAAGCCGTTTTCCTTTTGAAAACGTAAAACCTGAATTTTTCTACAAAGCACAGAACTTAATTAAACGTCGCTATAAATTAAAAGAACTGAACTTCACAAAGACAACTGAAGTTATGCCCTACGCAGACCGCATGTTTGATTTGTTTAATGAGAGTTATGCGTCTTTATCGTCCTTTGTTGAAATCACAGATATACAAAAAGAATATTTTAAAAAGAAATTTATCAGTTTTGTTAATCCAGAATATATAAAATTTGTTATCGATTCCGAAGATAAACTCGTTGGTTTTGCTATTGTAATGCCACGTTTTGCTGAAGCTTTACAAAAAGCAAATGGCAAACTCTTCCCTTTTGGTTTTAGACATATTTTAAATGCTAAGAAGCGTAGTAAGGATGTTATTTTCTATTTAATAGGTATTCATCCAGATTATCAAAATAAAGGTGTGCACGCTGTTTTATTTAATGAAATGTACGAAACCTTTACAGCAAAAGGAATTCAATACTGCTATAGAACTCCAGAATTGGAAGATAATGAAGCCATACACAAAATATGGAAACACTTTGAGCCAGAAGTTTATAAACGTAGGAAGACCTTTAAGAAAAACCTATAA
- a CDS encoding proline dehydrogenase family protein produces MTDKSLFNNTKTAFALKTDSQLERAYFLFKMISKEPLVRIGTAVTKFALNASLPVEGLIRSTVFDHFCGGVNEEDCLPAIDNMFTKGVSSVLDYSVEGKASENQFDDALEKILKIVNFCDEREAMPIVVFKPTAFGRFYLYEKKSEGIQFSPEENEEWDRIVNRFLKVCSLAKEKDVEVLIDGEESWMQTAADDLVEDMMREFNTEKAIVYNTLQLYRWDRLDYLKALHQRAKTENFKIGMKIVRGAYMEKERDRAGELGYKSPICESKDVTDLNFDSGLRYILQNNKDISVFIGTHNEDSCYLAMDLMTELNINKSDNTIWFGQLYGMSDHISYNLAEQGYNVAKYLPFGPVKDVMPYLIRRAEENTSVAGQTNRELELIKTERKRRKI; encoded by the coding sequence ATGACTGATAAATCTCTTTTTAATAATACTAAAACTGCTTTTGCACTTAAAACGGATTCTCAATTAGAGCGTGCTTATTTTTTATTTAAAATGATTTCAAAAGAACCACTGGTTCGAATAGGTACAGCAGTTACTAAGTTTGCGCTTAATGCAAGTTTGCCAGTCGAAGGCTTAATTCGCTCTACAGTTTTTGACCATTTTTGTGGTGGTGTTAATGAAGAAGATTGTTTGCCTGCAATTGATAATATGTTTACTAAAGGCGTGAGCTCTGTATTAGATTATTCGGTCGAAGGTAAAGCATCAGAAAATCAGTTTGATGATGCTTTAGAAAAGATTTTAAAAATTGTAAACTTTTGTGATGAGCGAGAAGCTATGCCAATCGTTGTTTTTAAACCCACTGCTTTTGGACGTTTTTACTTGTATGAAAAAAAATCTGAGGGCATTCAGTTTTCACCTGAAGAAAATGAAGAATGGGATAGAATAGTTAATCGTTTTCTTAAAGTATGTAGCCTTGCAAAAGAAAAAGACGTGGAAGTTTTAATTGACGGTGAAGAAAGTTGGATGCAGACTGCTGCTGATGATTTAGTTGAAGATATGATGCGAGAGTTTAATACTGAAAAGGCAATTGTATACAATACATTACAGCTTTATCGTTGGGATAGATTGGATTACTTAAAAGCATTACATCAACGTGCTAAAACAGAGAATTTTAAAATTGGGATGAAAATTGTACGTGGTGCATATATGGAAAAAGAACGTGATAGGGCAGGAGAATTAGGTTACAAATCTCCAATTTGTGAGTCTAAAGATGTGACTGATTTAAATTTCGACTCTGGATTAAGATATATTCTTCAAAATAATAAAGACATCTCCGTTTTTATTGGTACCCATAATGAGGACAGTTGCTATTTAGCTATGGATTTAATGACTGAGTTAAACATAAATAAGTCAGATAATACTATTTGGTTTGGACAGCTTTATGGGATGAGTGATCATATCAGTTACAATTTAGCTGAGCAAGGTTATAATGTTGCCAAATATTTACCATTCGGTCCTGTAAAAGATGTGATGCCTTACTTGATTAGACGCGCTGAAGAAAATACGTCTGTTGCTGGACAAACCAATAGAGAACTAGAATTAATAAAGACCGAGCGAAAGCGCAGAAAGATTTAA
- a CDS encoding YfhO family protein produces MPLYLKRFLPHLFVILGFIALSLAYFSPVLQGKKIFQSDILHYRGMAQQQIEYAKETGEQTYWTNSAFGGMPTYQLGAKYPHNYIKKLDLAIRFLPRPADYLFLYFIGFYILLLSLKVDFKLAALGALAFGFSTYMIIILGVGHNSKAHAIAYMPLVLSGIVLTFRKKYVWGFLLTIVALGLEIVANHYQMTYYLLLLVLVLGLAYLVDAYQKKQLPHFFKSVGLLSVAAIIAVGLNATNIMATQEYVKESTRGKSDLTITANGQPKAAKDGLDPSYITEYSYGLAESFNLFIPKFMGGGSGEDIGKDSKMYEAYLQLGASPIEAIEATRNAPMYWGNQTIVEAPAYVGAVIIFLFVLGLFLVRGRLKWWLVGGTLLSLFLSYGKNLSFLTDFFIDYVPLYNKFRAVSSIQVILELCIPVLGVFALVRLFNDFQKNEEKLKALKYATAITGGLALFFLLAHSFLFDFIKPGEEEYPELLVNALAEDRKSLFISDTIRTLVLVLLSAGSIFYFLKGKVSEKLLVIVFAVLILFDLISVNRAYVNTDNFVQARQVEKPYQATLADKEILKDKGHFRVLDASREGQQKPARAAYFHNSLSGYHAAKLNRFDALLDFHIYNNNPEVLNMLNTKYVIIGDESGRVQASTRYTEPNGNAWFVSKLKVVENGDEEIRALDSLETKSTAVIQKSILKDFNLERTYKSDSTASIKLTTHKPSYLKYESNIAFEGLAVFSELYYYKGWNAYIDGKLISHFRVNYVLRALEIPSGKHTIEFKFEPKVVETGSKIALGSSVLFGLLLLLGGFLQFRNKE; encoded by the coding sequence ATGCCGTTATACCTAAAGCGATTCTTACCGCATTTATTTGTTATACTTGGATTTATAGCACTGTCATTAGCTTATTTTAGTCCTGTTTTACAAGGGAAAAAGATTTTTCAAAGTGATATACTTCATTATAGAGGTATGGCACAACAACAAATCGAGTATGCTAAAGAAACAGGTGAACAAACGTATTGGACAAATAGCGCTTTTGGTGGTATGCCTACGTATCAATTAGGTGCCAAATACCCGCACAATTACATCAAAAAGCTAGATTTAGCGATTCGATTTTTACCTCGACCAGCAGATTATTTATTCTTATACTTTATTGGATTCTACATTTTGTTATTGAGTCTTAAAGTGGACTTTAAGCTAGCAGCATTAGGTGCTTTAGCGTTTGGTTTTTCAACATACATGATAATTATTCTGGGTGTAGGTCATAATTCTAAAGCGCATGCCATTGCTTACATGCCATTAGTGCTTTCTGGTATCGTTCTCACTTTTCGGAAAAAGTATGTTTGGGGTTTCTTATTGACTATAGTTGCTCTAGGACTCGAAATTGTTGCCAATCATTATCAAATGACGTATTACTTACTGTTGTTAGTTTTGGTTTTAGGATTAGCATATTTGGTCGATGCTTATCAAAAGAAACAATTGCCTCATTTTTTTAAGTCTGTAGGCTTATTATCTGTAGCAGCTATAATTGCCGTTGGATTAAATGCTACTAATATTATGGCAACTCAGGAGTATGTTAAGGAAAGTACACGTGGTAAAAGTGATTTGACTATCACGGCAAATGGGCAACCAAAAGCAGCTAAAGATGGTTTAGATCCAAGTTATATTACCGAATATAGTTATGGACTTGCTGAGTCTTTTAATCTTTTTATCCCAAAATTTATGGGTGGTGGAAGTGGAGAAGATATAGGTAAAGACTCTAAAATGTATGAAGCCTATTTACAATTAGGTGCATCACCTATTGAAGCGATTGAGGCGACAAGAAACGCACCAATGTATTGGGGTAATCAAACCATAGTTGAGGCTCCAGCTTATGTAGGAGCTGTTATAATTTTCTTGTTTGTTCTTGGTTTGTTTTTGGTAAGAGGTCGCTTAAAATGGTGGCTTGTTGGAGGAACATTGCTATCATTGTTTTTGTCATACGGAAAAAATCTAAGCTTTTTAACTGACTTTTTTATTGATTATGTTCCGCTTTACAACAAATTTAGAGCGGTAAGTTCTATTCAGGTTATACTGGAATTATGTATTCCTGTCTTAGGGGTTTTTGCTTTAGTGAGGTTATTCAATGATTTTCAAAAAAATGAAGAAAAATTAAAAGCGCTAAAGTATGCAACCGCGATTACAGGTGGTTTAGCATTATTTTTTCTTTTAGCTCATAGTTTCTTATTTGATTTTATAAAGCCTGGCGAAGAAGAGTATCCTGAACTTTTAGTAAATGCCCTGGCTGAAGATAGAAAGTCACTATTTATTTCTGATACAATTAGAACCCTAGTTTTAGTTTTACTTTCTGCAGGGTCAATCTTTTATTTTCTAAAAGGAAAGGTTTCTGAAAAATTATTAGTTATCGTCTTTGCTGTCTTGATTTTATTTGATTTGATATCAGTAAACAGGGCTTATGTAAATACAGATAACTTTGTACAAGCTAGACAAGTTGAAAAACCTTACCAAGCCACTTTAGCTGATAAGGAAATATTAAAGGATAAAGGTCATTTTAGAGTTTTAGATGCTTCACGTGAAGGTCAACAAAAACCAGCAAGAGCGGCATATTTTCATAATTCGTTATCGGGTTATCATGCTGCAAAACTGAATAGATTTGATGCATTGCTTGATTTTCATATTTATAATAATAATCCAGAGGTTTTAAACATGCTCAATACCAAGTATGTCATTATTGGAGATGAATCCGGAAGAGTGCAAGCATCTACTAGATATACAGAGCCTAACGGTAATGCCTGGTTTGTTTCTAAATTGAAAGTTGTAGAGAATGGTGATGAAGAAATTAGAGCTTTAGATAGTTTAGAAACAAAGTCTACAGCTGTTATTCAGAAATCGATTTTAAAAGATTTTAATCTTGAAAGAACCTACAAGAGTGATAGTACAGCTTCTATAAAGTTAACAACTCATAAACCAAGTTATTTAAAATATGAGTCAAATATAGCTTTTGAAGGTTTAGCAGTATTTTCTGAATTATATTACTATAAAGGCTGGAATGCTTATATCGATGGAAAACTTATATCTCATTTTAGAGTTAATTACGTCTTAAGAGCTCTAGAAATACCAAGTGGTAAGCATACAATTGAGTTTAAATTTGAACCTAAAGTTGTAGAAACAGGAAGCAAGATTGCTCTTGGTAGTTCAGTTTTATTTGGATTACTGCTTTTACTTGGTGGTTTTTTGCAGTTTAGAAACAAAGAATAG